One window of Nitrospira sp. genomic DNA carries:
- the rsmG gene encoding 16S rRNA (guanine(527)-N(7))-methyltransferase RsmG, which yields MEQTSSSSLLLQASSTEIGVPLSAKQVQQFMVYLHQLQLWNQSFNLTSLTLDDEIIIKHFVDSLVALKAEHIKVGAKLLDVGTGAGFPGIPIKIARLDLDITLVEPTRKKSSFLHFIVGLLRLENVDIFDGTLDRFLNEHLSHGSFDYLTTRALRHELILGNGTKLLRPGGKVILYSSQPINRSYFSSNWLLESEYTFQLQKGHGRRVISVVTPSS from the coding sequence GTGGAACAAACGAGTTCATCTTCCTTGCTGCTGCAGGCAAGCTCGACTGAAATTGGCGTTCCACTCAGTGCCAAGCAGGTGCAGCAGTTCATGGTGTACCTGCATCAGCTTCAACTTTGGAATCAGTCATTCAATCTCACAAGCCTTACCCTAGATGATGAGATCATCATCAAACACTTTGTGGATTCTCTTGTCGCGCTCAAAGCCGAGCACATTAAGGTTGGGGCCAAACTGCTCGATGTCGGGACGGGAGCTGGGTTTCCAGGAATCCCCATAAAAATTGCCAGACTTGACCTGGATATTACTCTCGTTGAGCCGACGAGGAAGAAGTCCTCTTTCCTTCACTTCATCGTAGGTCTCCTTCGGCTTGAAAACGTCGACATATTCGACGGAACCCTAGACAGATTCTTGAATGAGCATCTATCTCATGGATCATTTGACTACCTGACAACCCGCGCCTTGAGACATGAGTTGATTCTAGGCAATGGTACAAAGCTCCTTCGTCCGGGAGGAAAAGTCATTCTCTATTCGTCACAACCCATTAATCGTTCGTACTTTTCTTCCAACTGGTTATTGGAAAGCGAATACACGTTTCAGCTTCAGAAAGGACATGGGCGAAGAGTGATCTCCGTCGTTACACCCTCATCCTAA
- a CDS encoding AAA family ATPase produces MGKVVAVANQKGGVGKTTTAINLSSAIALEGKSVLLIDMDPQGNATSGLGIDHESLKNTTYSCLVKHSTIQESSTQTSVPGLLILPTNSDLAGAEIELVNTEGREGHLRTIISEIRETYDFVFLDCPPALGLLTINALTAADSVLIPVQCEYYAMEGLTRLIGSIDLVRQSFNSNLDLEGIILTMFDSRNTLSRQVVEQIRSHFVDKVYQAVIPRNVSLAEAPSYGRPGILYNVASAGSQAYVSLAKEFMAHGEKSPR; encoded by the coding sequence ATGGGAAAGGTGGTTGCGGTCGCGAATCAAAAAGGCGGAGTTGGCAAGACCACTACGGCAATAAATCTTTCGTCCGCCATCGCGTTGGAAGGGAAATCCGTATTGCTCATCGATATGGACCCACAAGGAAACGCGACGAGTGGATTAGGCATTGACCACGAGTCCTTGAAGAACACAACTTATAGTTGCCTTGTTAAACACAGCACAATCCAAGAGTCTTCAACCCAGACATCAGTTCCAGGACTCTTAATCTTGCCGACAAACTCGGACCTTGCAGGGGCTGAAATTGAGCTCGTTAATACTGAAGGGCGCGAAGGCCATCTTAGAACCATCATCAGCGAGATCAGAGAGACGTACGACTTTGTTTTTCTAGATTGTCCACCAGCCCTTGGACTTCTCACCATCAACGCTCTTACCGCCGCAGATTCGGTCCTCATACCAGTCCAATGCGAATATTACGCGATGGAGGGTCTCACCAGACTCATCGGGAGTATCGATCTTGTCCGCCAATCGTTTAATTCAAACCTCGACCTGGAGGGGATTATTTTGACGATGTTTGATTCGCGCAATACCTTATCGAGACAAGTGGTCGAACAAATACGATCCCACTTCGTCGATAAGGTCTATCAAGCCGTCATTCCGCGCAATGTCTCACTCGCAGAAGCTCCAAGTTACGGCCGACCTGGAATTTTGTACAACGTGGCATCTGCAGGCTCGCAAGCATACGTATCTTTAGCTAAGGAGTTTATGGCCCATGGAGAAAAAAGCCCTCGGTAA
- a CDS encoding ParB/RepB/Spo0J family partition protein: MEKKALGKGLGALLPSSKTSQPTEPADIQRIRVESIVPNRYQPRHTFPQEELAELAASIKESGVLQPIIVRRKGDGIYELIAGERRWRASKEAGLETIPVVVRNCSDQESLLLALVENIQREDLNPMETARAYSRMMNEFGLTQDAIAVKVGRDRSSVANFVRLIHLHPEVQELVEGGTLTTGHAKALLGLQSSDEQLRVGKMVAVGALSVRETEKLVELSLAGKQRQPKSPRSSHWADLETRLQKRFGTKVTIHSHKQGGKVVIHYFSPDELDGVVETLLS; encoded by the coding sequence ATGGAGAAAAAAGCCCTCGGTAAAGGGCTCGGCGCCCTCCTCCCATCCTCCAAAACGAGCCAGCCAACGGAGCCGGCCGATATCCAGCGGATTCGGGTCGAGAGCATTGTGCCCAATCGCTATCAACCGAGGCACACCTTTCCCCAGGAAGAACTTGCTGAACTGGCGGCGTCTATCAAAGAGAGCGGGGTTCTTCAGCCGATTATAGTTCGCCGCAAGGGTGACGGCATTTACGAATTGATCGCCGGAGAACGCCGATGGCGAGCCTCGAAGGAAGCCGGTCTTGAGACCATCCCCGTCGTCGTTCGCAATTGCAGTGATCAAGAATCTCTCTTACTGGCATTAGTTGAGAATATCCAACGGGAAGACTTGAATCCGATGGAGACCGCGCGGGCGTATTCGCGCATGATGAATGAATTCGGCCTGACGCAGGACGCGATTGCCGTCAAAGTCGGACGTGATCGTTCCTCTGTCGCAAACTTTGTTCGACTGATCCATCTTCACCCTGAAGTACAGGAACTCGTCGAAGGGGGAACCCTGACAACCGGTCATGCGAAAGCCCTTCTCGGCCTCCAATCCTCGGATGAGCAGCTCAGAGTCGGCAAAATGGTGGCCGTAGGAGCTCTTTCTGTCAGAGAAACAGAAAAGCTCGTGGAACTCTCCCTTGCAGGAAAGCAGCGGCAGCCAAAGAGTCCTCGCAGTTCACACTGGGCTGATCTCGAAACCAGGTTACAGAAACGCTTCGGCACGAAAGTGACAATCCACTCCCACAAGCAAGGGGGAAAAGTCGTCATTCATTATTTTTCCCCCGACGAACTCGATGGAGTTGTGGAGACCCTCCTGAGTTAG
- a CDS encoding polymer-forming cytoskeletal protein, which translates to MWKDKQDGRRSDDVDSESNGSSLESMRHEPGQDVSAFVGKGVVFKGTITYNGTVRIDGTLEGEIHTDGILLVGEEAVITAKVTAGTIVCKGKITGDIHAKDKMKLRAPAIIDGGVTTPVLSIEEGVLFNGTLEMGQAAPQYQREATPLHSIGISAEPAIRRVSA; encoded by the coding sequence ATGTGGAAGGACAAACAAGACGGTAGGCGTTCCGACGACGTTGACAGTGAGAGCAATGGGTCGAGTCTGGAGTCTATGCGACACGAGCCCGGGCAAGATGTCAGCGCTTTTGTCGGGAAAGGTGTTGTGTTCAAGGGGACCATCACCTACAACGGCACCGTGCGGATCGATGGGACCCTCGAGGGGGAAATCCATACCGATGGCATCCTGTTGGTTGGCGAAGAAGCTGTCATTACGGCGAAAGTTACGGCCGGCACCATCGTCTGTAAGGGGAAGATTACAGGGGATATTCATGCCAAAGACAAGATGAAGTTGCGAGCTCCTGCGATCATCGACGGCGGAGTCACCACACCCGTTCTCTCCATCGAAGAAGGGGTCCTCTTTAATGGCACTTTAGAGATGGGACAAGCCGCCCCCCAATACCAACGTGAAGCCACACCCCTTCACTCCATCGGCATTTCAGCCGAGCCGGCCATCCGGAGGGTCTCCGCCTAA
- a CDS encoding polymer-forming cytoskeletal protein, whose product MWALGDKGAQESSNTDNFTFLGKGVDFKGVLNFDGTIRIDGRVEGEVHTTGALIIGEQAVIKGILSVGTLMTSGKINGTVTATDKIQILKPGILIGDLRTPGISIEDGAHFHGMCDMGAHKWTDEHPSPSKNVHDLASHRAKAQAIDL is encoded by the coding sequence ATGTGGGCTCTAGGCGACAAAGGTGCTCAAGAGTCGAGCAACACCGATAATTTTACGTTTCTCGGAAAAGGGGTCGATTTCAAAGGCGTTCTCAATTTTGATGGGACCATCCGCATCGACGGCCGCGTTGAAGGCGAAGTCCACACCACCGGGGCTCTCATTATCGGAGAGCAAGCGGTTATCAAAGGCATTCTTTCGGTAGGTACCCTGATGACCAGCGGGAAGATCAACGGCACGGTGACAGCCACCGACAAAATTCAAATCCTTAAGCCAGGCATCCTCATCGGCGATCTTCGCACACCGGGCATTTCGATTGAGGATGGCGCCCACTTCCATGGCATGTGTGACATGGGAGCCCATAAATGGACCGATGAACACCCATCACCCTCCAAGAACGTTCACGATTTGGCATCCCATCGAGCCAAAGCGCAGGCGATAGACCTCTAG
- the mnmA gene encoding tRNA 2-thiouridine(34) synthase MnmA, with product MNRQTVLLGMSGGVDSSVAAALLVRQGYAVHGITLQVWEPEDEAVSPSKKWQERGCCKVGIAKHVARLLNISHEVIDARDIFRKGVVDDFLYGYTTGTTPNPCVRCNERVKIRGLMDLAASRDFSYVATGHYARLQKHQGTPVLVRATDDRKDQTYFLYRLNPSWLSRLLFPLGNLVKSDVWREAETLGLPADELKESQEICFVTQGDYRTFIEKEVPEAKKPGLLIDETGQPLGRHDGIAFYTPGQRRGLGIATGQRLYVQEVRPATNTVVLGQEESLHRQECTVSDLNIFVSHLLERPTEVHVKVRYATPPTPAILSPLTSSSMRVEFRKPQRALSPGQSAVFYDGDQVLGGGIIQPF from the coding sequence ATGAATCGCCAGACCGTCCTTCTCGGTATGAGCGGCGGAGTTGATAGCTCCGTTGCAGCAGCATTACTCGTCCGCCAAGGCTACGCGGTGCACGGGATTACTCTGCAGGTTTGGGAACCCGAAGACGAAGCCGTATCACCATCCAAGAAGTGGCAAGAGCGCGGATGTTGTAAGGTCGGCATCGCCAAGCACGTCGCCAGACTTCTCAACATCTCCCACGAAGTCATCGATGCCAGGGATATCTTTCGGAAGGGAGTCGTTGACGATTTTCTCTACGGCTATACCACTGGCACGACACCCAATCCCTGTGTCCGCTGTAACGAGAGAGTGAAGATTCGGGGACTCATGGATCTCGCCGCCTCGCGGGACTTCAGTTATGTAGCGACAGGTCATTACGCTCGACTTCAGAAACACCAGGGAACTCCGGTCCTCGTGCGAGCCACTGATGATCGCAAGGATCAAACCTACTTTCTCTACCGCCTCAACCCTTCCTGGCTATCCAGACTCCTTTTTCCTCTCGGCAACCTGGTCAAATCGGACGTCTGGAGGGAAGCCGAGACTTTGGGCCTCCCGGCCGATGAGCTGAAGGAAAGTCAGGAGATCTGCTTTGTCACTCAAGGAGACTACCGCACATTCATCGAAAAAGAGGTTCCAGAAGCCAAGAAACCAGGCCTCCTTATCGATGAGACCGGGCAGCCCTTGGGCCGACACGACGGCATTGCGTTCTACACACCGGGCCAACGCCGCGGCCTGGGCATTGCCACAGGACAGAGGCTCTATGTTCAGGAAGTCCGCCCAGCGACGAATACCGTTGTGCTCGGTCAGGAGGAATCCCTGCACAGACAAGAGTGTACGGTGAGCGACCTCAATATCTTTGTGTCTCATTTATTGGAGCGCCCAACTGAAGTTCACGTCAAAGTCCGCTACGCGACACCCCCGACGCCCGCAATTCTGTCACCGTTGACCTCCTCAAGCATGCGCGTTGAGTTCCGGAAGCCTCAACGGGCCTTAAGCCCCGGCCAATCCGCAGTCTTCTATGATGGAGATCAGGTCCTCGGAGGTGGAATTATCCAACCGTTCTAA
- the tatA gene encoding twin-arginine translocase TatA/TatE family subunit, giving the protein MFGSFGWMELLLILIIVLIIFGAGKLPQLGEGLGKAIKGFKKSVHEADAIDVTPAEQSEQPQSQSASSSHVNARSETTQSSAPQSAQPDQVKQG; this is encoded by the coding sequence ATGTTCGGTTCATTTGGCTGGATGGAATTACTGCTGATTTTAATCATTGTCCTGATCATTTTCGGGGCCGGGAAGCTTCCCCAATTGGGAGAAGGCCTCGGTAAAGCCATCAAGGGTTTCAAGAAGTCCGTACACGAGGCCGATGCCATTGACGTGACACCGGCCGAACAATCTGAGCAGCCTCAGTCGCAGTCTGCCTCCTCCAGTCACGTCAATGCCCGATCAGAAACCACACAATCGTCAGCCCCCCAATCGGCGCAACCGGATCAGGTGAAACAAGGGTAG
- a CDS encoding twin-arginine translocase TatA/TatE family subunit gives MFGLGASEILIILVIAFLLFGPKQLPEVGRQVGKAIKGFKDTAEDLRKSVEPELNMIQQEVKMVEQDFQASMKEAEEEITAAGKPPEEASASVSRSGPV, from the coding sequence ATGTTTGGATTGGGAGCCAGCGAGATCTTAATTATTCTGGTGATCGCCTTTCTCTTATTTGGCCCGAAACAGCTTCCTGAAGTCGGACGCCAAGTTGGGAAAGCCATTAAGGGCTTTAAAGATACGGCCGAGGATCTTCGCAAGTCGGTGGAACCGGAGTTAAACATGATCCAGCAAGAAGTCAAAATGGTCGAACAGGACTTTCAAGCTTCTATGAAGGAAGCTGAAGAAGAGATCACCGCTGCCGGTAAACCACCTGAGGAGGCCTCCGCGTCTGTCAGCAGATCTGGCCCCGTGTAA
- a CDS encoding alginate export family protein translates to MGTVRTIPKPTVRRSWKTVLLAAITAAVGPFILCGPTEGAFELPEGEKITNPIVIGRGIPQKEAYELFDPKIGRNFDIRNLWLRADLRVRPEFRSNVCFGGGIGASGQCNAPGTAPNNLPGSATDQFVQQMIRLGIGYDLSPNVNFYLELIDSRTWGGNGTPVGPGGAGNNGDPSIQTCGATPEPGQRPVCTLGVRAGYMLIRNFVGIQGLGLKAGRQYLVFGDQSLFGHFDWSNTGFSFDGVMMQYSNSILDSHVGWFRTAETDLLQGAGVGSGQANIANADGDADLIIFYNQIKTVPGFLIEPYYIYYNNNIGGGAISSQGLGTPKHGDQNRHTLGARVAMKKGYFDLSSEVVYQFGQMGDTAASASSLCGPSGGEGKCLHISALATRNWIGYTAFNWPWKPRVAFNFDYASGDSGANCTLNSAYGPCKTANTFENFFPTNHIHMGYMDVQAWKNMISFSANIQARPTVNDHIEVWYTNLHLANARDNWYRASQGVYVFSQPGNTKTDIGDEIDVVWTHFLMDGMVAFQGGYGHLWPGSYISQNLGRTAAGQDWAYAQLWINF, encoded by the coding sequence ATGGGTACCGTAAGGACGATTCCTAAACCGACAGTTCGGCGATCCTGGAAGACGGTCCTCCTCGCGGCGATAACGGCGGCGGTCGGGCCATTTATCCTCTGTGGTCCAACCGAGGGCGCCTTCGAATTGCCCGAAGGGGAAAAGATTACCAATCCAATCGTCATCGGGCGTGGCATACCTCAAAAGGAAGCCTACGAACTGTTCGATCCAAAGATCGGCAGAAACTTCGACATTAGAAACCTCTGGCTTCGCGCGGATCTGCGTGTACGTCCTGAATTCCGCAGCAACGTCTGTTTCGGTGGCGGTATCGGCGCCAGCGGACAATGTAACGCCCCTGGTACTGCTCCAAATAACTTGCCAGGCAGCGCCACCGATCAATTCGTCCAGCAGATGATCCGATTGGGCATCGGCTATGATTTGTCACCCAACGTCAACTTTTACCTGGAGCTCATTGATTCACGCACCTGGGGCGGAAACGGCACGCCGGTCGGACCCGGGGGCGCTGGGAACAACGGAGACCCTTCGATCCAGACCTGTGGGGCCACGCCTGAGCCGGGCCAGCGGCCGGTCTGCACCCTCGGCGTGCGAGCCGGCTACATGTTGATTCGTAACTTTGTCGGCATACAGGGTCTGGGTCTCAAGGCCGGTCGGCAGTATCTGGTGTTCGGCGATCAGAGCTTGTTCGGTCACTTTGATTGGTCCAACACCGGCTTCTCGTTTGACGGGGTCATGATGCAATACAGTAACAGCATACTGGATTCTCATGTCGGCTGGTTTCGAACGGCAGAAACGGACCTCCTCCAAGGGGCGGGCGTCGGCAGTGGTCAAGCGAACATCGCCAATGCCGACGGTGATGCCGACCTGATCATATTCTACAATCAGATCAAGACTGTACCAGGGTTTCTCATCGAACCGTACTATATCTATTACAACAACAACATTGGTGGAGGCGCCATTTCCTCACAGGGGTTGGGTACCCCGAAGCACGGTGATCAGAATCGCCATACCCTCGGAGCCAGGGTAGCCATGAAGAAAGGTTACTTCGATCTCTCTAGCGAAGTGGTCTATCAGTTCGGACAGATGGGGGACACAGCTGCCAGCGCAAGCAGCCTGTGCGGTCCTTCAGGAGGTGAGGGCAAGTGTCTCCACATCAGTGCATTGGCGACCAGGAACTGGATCGGGTATACAGCATTCAACTGGCCATGGAAACCTCGGGTAGCCTTCAATTTTGACTATGCCTCTGGAGACAGCGGTGCGAACTGTACGCTAAATTCAGCCTATGGCCCTTGTAAGACCGCCAATACGTTTGAAAACTTCTTTCCGACGAATCACATCCATATGGGATATATGGATGTACAAGCGTGGAAGAACATGATCAGTTTCTCCGCCAACATACAAGCCCGACCCACCGTGAATGATCACATCGAGGTATGGTACACAAACCTGCACCTGGCCAATGCCCGAGATAATTGGTATCGCGCAAGCCAGGGTGTCTATGTCTTCTCACAGCCGGGCAACACCAAGACCGATATCGGTGACGAGATTGATGTCGTCTGGACCCATTTCCTCATGGATGGCATGGTAGCCTTTCAAGGTGGCTATGGCCATCTGTGGCCTGGTTCATATATTTCGCAAAACCTCGGGCGAACTGCAGCAGGACAGGATTGGGCTTACGCCCAGCTCTGGATCAACTTTTAA
- the thrH gene encoding bifunctional phosphoserine phosphatase/homoserine phosphotransferase ThrH — MRKPVVVCLDLEGVLVPEIWINVAATTGLDELKITTREMPDYDKLMRQRLDILDRQALKIGDIQDVIAKMGPLDGATDFLAWLRERCQVIILSDTFYQFAQPLMRQLGFPTLLCNQLEIDGNGRIMNYHMRMQDPKKHAVAALKSLNFFTMAAGDSYNDTAMLGEADAGFFFRPPDHLPKEFPRFPVTQHYGELQERLAQAGQFTTW, encoded by the coding sequence ATGCGGAAGCCTGTGGTGGTCTGTTTGGATCTGGAAGGGGTGCTCGTTCCGGAGATCTGGATCAATGTGGCAGCGACGACAGGTCTCGATGAGTTGAAAATCACCACCCGTGAGATGCCCGATTATGATAAGCTCATGCGGCAGCGGTTGGACATACTCGATCGACAGGCATTGAAGATCGGGGATATTCAGGATGTGATCGCCAAAATGGGTCCTTTAGACGGGGCAACTGACTTCCTCGCGTGGCTGCGGGAGCGTTGTCAGGTCATTATTTTGTCGGACACGTTCTATCAGTTCGCCCAGCCACTGATGCGACAACTGGGCTTCCCGACTCTCCTCTGCAATCAGCTGGAAATCGACGGGAACGGCCGCATCATGAACTACCACATGAGAATGCAGGACCCCAAGAAGCATGCGGTGGCTGCGCTCAAATCGCTGAACTTCTTTACCATGGCTGCCGGTGATTCGTACAACGACACCGCGATGCTGGGCGAAGCCGACGCCGGATTTTTCTTTCGGCCACCGGACCATTTGCCGAAAGAATTTCCTCGGTTTCCCGTGACACAGCACTACGGCGAACTTCAGGAAAGACTTGCGCAGGCCGGCCAGTTCACAACATGGTGA